A single region of the Rhizobium grahamii genome encodes:
- the thiD gene encoding bifunctional hydroxymethylpyrimidine kinase/phosphomethylpyrimidine kinase, with the protein MIRNVLSIAGSDPSGGAGIQADLKAFAARGVYGMAALTALTAQNTQGVSGVHLVPAAFVADQIRAVFADVRVNAVKIGMIANAEIADAVAEVLQSHRDIPIVLDPVMVAKGGANLLDPEAVDVLTRRLLPLATLLTPNLPEAAALLHLRPAENRAEMADHAQRLRALGPQAVLVKGGHLAGPDSPDVLATADGLRWFEAARVPTANTHGTGCTLSSALAAELAKGKALPEAIGTAKAYLAAAVAEADTLDVGTGHGPVQHFHELWKLTEGHSK; encoded by the coding sequence ATGATCCGCAACGTCTTATCCATCGCCGGCTCCGACCCTTCCGGGGGCGCAGGCATACAAGCCGATCTCAAGGCTTTCGCGGCCCGCGGCGTCTATGGCATGGCGGCACTCACGGCGCTCACCGCGCAAAACACGCAGGGCGTTTCCGGTGTGCATCTCGTGCCGGCGGCCTTTGTCGCCGACCAGATCCGGGCGGTTTTCGCAGATGTGAGGGTGAATGCCGTCAAGATCGGCATGATCGCCAATGCCGAAATTGCCGATGCCGTCGCCGAGGTGCTGCAATCCCATCGCGACATCCCAATCGTGCTCGACCCGGTAATGGTCGCAAAGGGCGGCGCCAATCTTCTCGATCCCGAGGCTGTCGATGTTCTGACGCGCCGGCTGCTGCCGCTCGCCACGCTGCTGACACCCAACCTCCCAGAGGCTGCGGCACTGCTTCATCTGCGCCCGGCGGAAAATCGCGCGGAGATGGCCGACCACGCACAAAGGCTGCGCGCGCTCGGACCTCAAGCCGTGCTCGTCAAGGGCGGCCACCTTGCCGGCCCCGACAGTCCGGATGTCCTGGCGACCGCCGATGGGCTTCGCTGGTTTGAAGCCGCCCGCGTACCAACGGCGAACACCCATGGCACCGGCTGCACGCTCTCGAGTGCGCTGGCCGCGGAACTCGCGAAGGGCAAGGCCCTGCCCGAAGCGATCGGCACAGCCAAGGCCTATCTGGCCGCAGCCGTCGCTGAGGCCGATACGCTCGACGTCGGAACGGGACATGGGCCCGTCCAGCATTTTCATGAACTTTGGAAGCTCACAGAAGGACACTCGAAATGA
- the thiE gene encoding thiamine phosphate synthase, translating to MKQFDLSLYLVLDPDLCAGIGMVETARAAVAGGATIVQLRDKHADTARMIETGLALKAVLSGTGAALIVNDDVDAAIAIGADGLHIGQDDLGALAARERIGPDMILGLSVETEALAAAVNPDIVDYAGIGPVFATATKPDHKQPIGFDGLARLVDVCPVPSVAIGGLKATHVRDVFAAGAGGLAVVSAICGTSDPEAAARDIADIIRKARR from the coding sequence ATGAAACAGTTCGACCTCTCGCTGTACCTTGTCCTTGATCCCGATCTCTGTGCCGGTATCGGCATGGTCGAGACGGCCCGTGCGGCGGTTGCAGGCGGTGCGACGATCGTGCAGCTGCGCGACAAGCATGCCGACACGGCGCGGATGATCGAGACCGGCCTGGCATTGAAAGCCGTGCTGTCAGGCACGGGCGCAGCACTCATCGTCAACGACGACGTCGACGCGGCGATCGCCATCGGCGCCGATGGCCTCCACATCGGCCAGGACGATCTCGGTGCGCTGGCTGCGCGCGAGCGCATCGGCCCCGATATGATCCTTGGCCTTTCGGTCGAGACCGAAGCGCTGGCAGCGGCTGTGAATCCTGACATCGTCGATTACGCCGGGATCGGACCGGTGTTTGCGACCGCCACCAAACCCGATCACAAGCAACCGATCGGCTTTGACGGCCTCGCGCGGCTCGTCGATGTCTGCCCGGTCCCTTCAGTCGCGATCGGCGGCCTCAAGGCCACGCATGTCCGCGATGTCTTCGCTGCCGGTGCCGGCGGGCTGGCCGTTGTCTCCGCGATTTGCGGCACGAGCGATCCGGAAGCCGCCGCCCGCGATATTGCCGATATTATTCGAAAGGCACGGAGATGA
- the thiM gene encoding hydroxyethylthiazole kinase, translating into MQDQTSPGKLLEALRAQPPLVHCITNFVAMNIAANVLLATGASPAMVHAKEEAGEFAAIAGALTINIGTLSAGWMRGMRAAATAARDNHKPWVLDPVAHYATAFRREAVASLLELQPTVIRGNASEIIALAGGASRGQGVDSRDPVEQAEASARLLAETHRAVVAVTGATDFVTDGTRAVRIDGGSPWMPQVTALGCSLTCLVGAFAAINPDAPFEATIAALAVFAVAGEAAATEAEGPGSFSVRFLDSLARIDGAFLDRHARVRQA; encoded by the coding sequence ATGCAAGACCAGACATCACCAGGCAAACTGCTTGAAGCCTTGCGCGCGCAGCCGCCGCTCGTGCACTGCATCACCAATTTCGTCGCGATGAACATTGCAGCCAACGTGCTGCTGGCGACCGGCGCTTCGCCTGCCATGGTGCATGCCAAAGAGGAAGCGGGCGAGTTCGCCGCCATTGCCGGCGCGCTGACGATCAATATCGGAACGCTGTCCGCCGGATGGATGCGGGGCATGCGTGCCGCTGCCACCGCCGCAAGGGACAATCATAAACCCTGGGTGCTCGATCCCGTCGCCCATTACGCCACGGCTTTCCGGCGGGAAGCGGTGGCGTCACTACTCGAGCTTCAGCCCACAGTGATCCGCGGCAATGCCTCCGAGATCATCGCGCTCGCCGGTGGCGCGAGCAGGGGTCAGGGTGTCGACAGCCGCGATCCCGTCGAGCAGGCCGAAGCGTCCGCGCGGCTCCTGGCAGAGACGCACCGAGCCGTCGTTGCCGTTACTGGCGCCACGGATTTCGTCACCGACGGGACCAGGGCGGTTCGCATCGATGGTGGCTCGCCATGGATGCCTCAAGTGACGGCACTGGGTTGCTCCCTGACCTGCCTGGTCGGCGCGTTTGCGGCCATCAACCCCGATGCGCCCTTCGAAGCAACGATCGCGGCGCTTGCGGTGTTTGCTGTCGCCGGCGAGGCGGCTGCAACCGAGGCAGAAGGTCCGGGCTCGTTCTCAGTGCGCTTCCTCGACAGCCTCGCGCGCATCGACGGCGCATTCCTCGACAGACACGCAAGGGTCCGCCAAGCATGA
- a CDS encoding Lrp/AsnC family transcriptional regulator, translating into MNTTSHSREIDQFDHRIIEALLSDGRMSVTDLAKRVGLSNTPCQVRLRRLIEDGYILGFRAIVDVNKLGKNHVAFTEVKLSDTRENALNAFNVAVRKLQEVEECHMIAGAFDYLLKIRTSDIANYRQVLGEKISSLPFVANTSTFVAMEAIKENGL; encoded by the coding sequence GTGAATACAACCAGCCACAGTAGAGAAATCGACCAGTTCGACCACAGGATTATCGAAGCCCTGCTGTCCGATGGCCGGATGTCCGTTACCGACCTGGCGAAACGCGTCGGTCTTTCCAACACGCCATGCCAGGTCAGATTACGACGTTTGATCGAAGACGGCTATATCCTTGGCTTTCGCGCGATCGTGGACGTCAACAAACTCGGCAAGAATCACGTCGCCTTCACCGAGGTCAAGCTGTCGGATACGCGTGAGAACGCGTTGAACGCCTTCAACGTAGCAGTTCGGAAGCTGCAGGAGGTCGAGGAATGCCACATGATCGCAGGCGCCTTTGATTATCTTCTGAAAATCAGGACCTCCGATATTGCCAACTATCGCCAGGTGCTTGGAGAGAAGATTTCCAGCCTGCCTTTCGTGGCCAATACGTCGACCTTCGTGGCGATGGAGGCGATCAAGGAGAACGGTCTCTGA